Sequence from the Bacteroidales bacterium genome:
TTACCTACGAAGAATAATACCGAAACAGGAAAGGCACTTTATAACTCGGCTGCCTTTTTAAATGAAGGTAAAATTAAAGATGTGCTGCATAAAAGCTTGCTTCCTACTTACGATATTTTTGATGAGTACCGCTATTTTGAACCAAATAAAGATTTCCATTGCGTTGATTATAAAGGTAAGCGATTGGCAATAACCGTATGTGAAGATATTTGGAATATTGGTGTTGATGATTTGTATAGCATTAAGCCGATGGATGAGCTGATAAAGGAAAACCCTGATGTTATGATTAATATTGCAGCCTCTCCTTTTCATACCGAGCAAGCAGAACGTAGGAAGGCGATTATGAAAGCCAATGTGGACAAATACAAACTTCCGCTTTTTTATGCTAACCATGTGGGCGCTCAAACAGAACTCTTATTTGATGGTGGCTCTTTGGCTTTTAATGCCCAAAGCGAAATGGTTGGAGAGCTGAATTATTTCGAAGAAGATTTGCAGGTTTTTGATTTGGATAATTTCCCAAAAGAGATTCAAGTAGAAGAAAAACCGGAGAAAATCGCTTTAATTCATGATGCTTTGGTAATGGGTATTAAAAATTACTTTCAGAAACTTGGTTTTAAAAAAGCAACTTTAGGATTATCAGGTGGAATAGATTCGGCTGTGGTTATGGCTTTAGCAGCCGAGGCTTTAGGTGCTGAAAATGTACATCCTTTCCTTTTACCGTCGCAGTATTCTTCAGATCACTCTATTAAAGATGCAGAAGATTTAGCAAAGAATTTAGGCTCTCCTTATGAGATTATCCCAATAAAATCTATTTACGAGAGCTTTGAAAAAGAACTAAAACCACATTTTAAAGATTTGCCCT
This genomic interval carries:
- the nadE gene encoding NAD(+) synthase, which encodes MKIAIAQLNYHIGNFESNQNKMISAIADAKKQGADLVVFAELAISGYPPRDFLEFDDYIERCWKATEEVAKACVDIAAVVGLPTKNNTETGKALYNSAAFLNEGKIKDVLHKSLLPTYDIFDEYRYFEPNKDFHCVDYKGKRLAITVCEDIWNIGVDDLYSIKPMDELIKENPDVMINIAASPFHTEQAERRKAIMKANVDKYKLPLFYANHVGAQTELLFDGGSLAFNAQSEMVGELNYFEEDLQVFDLDNFPKEIQVEEKPEKIALIHDALVMGIKNYFQKLGFKKATLGLSGGIDSAVVMALAAEALGAENVHPFLLPSQYSSDHSIKDAEDLAKNLGSPYEIIPIKSIYESFEKELKPHFKDLP